A window of the Zeugodacus cucurbitae isolate PBARC_wt_2022May chromosome 2, idZeuCucr1.2, whole genome shotgun sequence genome harbors these coding sequences:
- the LOC105216705 gene encoding DNA replication complex GINS protein SLD5 yields MSEDDLIPPLSDTENNEDFDDQGDEEELITAQKVLEIVETAWQNELCAPEILQHQTDMLELMLGQVAHMEENMKDLDKNDFRFIVHQMELERIRYVIASYLRCRLQKIETYTKHILNEEEAREEAEKRLSPEESKYAQEYADNVEQYFQQVALQYMPNMQRAEAEQRIVRPNLMSHVFIKANVDVPSVVVGVDDEEVDLTAGSQHIIPYQLVSDLIYKNQAQLI; encoded by the exons atgtccGAAGACGATCTCATTCCACCTCTCAGCGATACGGAAAACAATGAGGATTTCGATGACCAGGGTGATGAGGAAGAACTGATTACAGCTCAGAAA GTTTTAGAAATTGTCGAAACTGCTTGGCAAAATGAATTATGTGCACCAGAAATTCTTCAACATCAAACCGACATGTTGGAGCTGATGCTAGGGCAGGTAGCACATATGGAGGAGAATATGAAGGATTTAGATAAAAATGACTTCCGATTTATTGTACATCAAATGGAATTGGAACGTATACGATATGTGATTGCTAGTTATTTACGATGTCGCttacaaaaaatagaaacatacacTAAACATATTCTAAATGAAGAGGAAGCTAGAGAAGAAGCTGAAAAGCGACTTTCACCGGAAGAGTCCAAGTATGCGCAAGAGTATGCTGATAATGTGGAACAGTACTTCCAACAAGTGGCGTTACAATATATGCCCAATATGCAACGTGCGGAAGCCGAACAACGCATAGTGCGTCCGAATCTAATGAGTCATGTATTCATCAAAGCTAATGTGGATG taCCATCTGTTGTCGTTGGTGTTGATGACGAGGAGGTAGATTTGACTGCTGGTTCGCAACACATTATACCTTATCAGCTAGTTTCTGATCTAATATACAAAAATCAAGCGCAGCTAATATGA
- the LOC105216717 gene encoding cilium assembly protein DZIP1L, which translates to MSINFNYNYPQLAREAGFKLRQYKDGPIDWRILGTIEIERLLQDQRFEQVDALLAHLSEAPLATILDTNILDSGIAKYFVVSQFAIQYLLFCRKFLDETIRELREAHAESQMDVAKLRKSLVEANNEILQLHKKITQIEAIHEVIYPCHLCTKSFISNDALNIHISRRHGMHMTNRTTGGTDTGVSERHVDTSASGGATKEREHNDLQLINAIKLELEIKQLKERLNNAERDIRERNTAVSNSRRDTPREPAKTVKSIAIQSELVETKEQDDGADATLNSTSASTDSSEMRERKAQLTNLQTKIQEFEAWRQTQQTNNEESIAEINRKLGEIVHTLEEAKAAPTVSPVTAVAETKVEEECMDAAALTRRGSPSVEDLERLLTQKVVEIGQKSAEKLEEFVHNMEVNYKEKLNELEREIKKRNAAEIRMTSPDKATDIAAQNAINAETKTVTRATSIAEASIPQRDIKYTAFNPTESDSSLSVEPKPEAAKRMPRIRRSINVVSEVYATNKAKHTDETYLIMDKEVTQDTTAVKPKPRVRKIRGIEAASPNKKNTQGEELYSLSAESNRTFVKPEDADLAMDERVENDSTDIAESLSSESEESSSKSELAPTVQKTTNIKEKKKKEDMKKPKEPPKPKLFTRNDAQRMVNKRLIAAGLEPKSNVISTVAMKRLSAKLVDKRHKLKQKYPNFYATRNKIKKLVDKLCSTKLPGPVEDMLMHTKPIKPKTTYDIARQKRDDVQVSTEIDSFETLELTSTPIQTAQNMYEKDAFKQRLEKILASPMRQPNNEDVVFGDQQLTTAQIHAAPPVPLTRKRVMFNTLSK; encoded by the exons AtgtcaataaatttcaattacaattatccTCAACTTGCGCGCGAAGCCGGTTTCAAGCTGCGACAATACAAAGATGGACCCATCGACTGGCGTATCTTAG GTACCATCGAAATTGAGCGTCTACTGCAGGATCAACGATTCGAGCAAGTGGACGCATTGTTGGCACATCTCTCCGAAGCGCCTTTGGCCACAATCTTGGATACAAATATCTTAGATAGTGGTATAGCCAAGTACTTCGTAGTCTCGCAATTTGCCATACAATACCTGCTCTTCTGTCGTAAATTTCTTGATGAAACTATACGCGAACTACGGGAGGCGCACGCCGAATCACAAATGGATGTCGCCAAATTACGAAAATCACTTGTCGAAGCGAATAATGAGATCTTACAGCTACACAAGAAGATCACACAAATCGAGGCTATACACGAAGTGATATATCCATGTCATCTCTGTACGAAGAGTTTCATTAGCAATGATGCGCTGAATATACACATTAGTCGCCGTCACGGCATGCATATGACAAATAGAACTACTGGCGGCACCGACACTGGCGTCTCTGAACGGCATGTTGACACTTCTGCCAGTGGTGGTGCTACGAAAGAGCGTGAACATAATGATTTACAATTGATTAACGCCATCAAATTGGAGCTGGAAATTAAGCAGCTTAAAGAGCGACTTAACAATGCGGAACGCGATATACGTGAACGCAACACCGCCGTGTCAAATAGCCGACGCGATACGCCACGTGAACCAGCTAAAACTGTTAAGAGCATTGCTATACAGAGTGAACTAGTGGAGACCAAAGAACAAGATGACGGCGCAGATGCGACATTAAACAGCACCAGCGCCAGCACCGACAGCAGCGAGATGAGAGAGCGCAAAGCACAGTTAACCAATTTGCAGACGAAAATACAGGAATTTGAGGCATGGCGGCAAACGCAGCAGACAAATAATGAAGAGTCCATCGCTGAAATTAATCGGAAGTTAGGCGAAATTGTGCACACTTTGGAAGAGGCGAAAGCCGCACCGACTGTGTCACCTGTGACAGCAGTCGCCGAAACAAAGGTGGAGGAGGAATGTATGGATGCTGCTGCCTTGACAAGACGTGGATCACCCTCAGTGGAAGATCTCGAGCGCTTGTTAACACAGAAAGTAGTTGAAATCGGACAAAAAAGCGCAGAAAAGCTTGAAGAGTTCGTACACAATATGGAAGTCAACTACAAAGAGAAACTGAACGAACTGGAACGAGAGATAAAGAAGCGCAACGCTGCGGAAATTAGGATGACGAGCCCCGACAAAGCCACAGATATCGCAGCACAGAACGCGATAAATGCAGAAACAAAAACTGTCACACGCGCAACTTCCATTGCTGAAGCGAGTATACCGCAACgtgatataaaatatacagcTTTTAATCCCACAGAAAGTGATTCTAGTTTAAGTGTTGAACCGAAACCCGAAGCAGCGAAGCGTATGCCGCGCATCAGACGAAGCATAAATGTGGTTTCAGAAGTGTATGCAACAAATAAAGCAAAGCACACTGATGAAACGTATTTAATAATGGACAAAGAGGTTACGCAAGACACAACAGCAGTGAAGCCAAAGCCAAGAGTACGAAAAATCAGGGGTATTGAAGCAGCGTCGCCGAACAAGAAGAATACGCAAGGAGAAGAGTTGTATTCGCTGAGCGCGGAGAGCAATAGAACGTTTGTAAAGCCAGAAGATGCGGACTTGGCAATGGATGAGAGag tcGAAAACGACAGCACAGACATCGCGGAGAGTTTAAGTAGTGAAAGTGAAGAAAGTAGCAGTAAATCGGAACTGGCTCCAACGGTTCAGAAAACGACAAAtatcaaagaaaagaaaaaaaaggaaGATATGAAAAAACCAAA AGAACCACCAAAACCAAAACTCTTTACACGAAATGATGCACAGAGAATGGTAAATAAACGCTTAATTGCTGCAGGCTTGGAACCAAAATCAAATGTCATATCCACAGTGGCAATGAAGCGCCTGAGTGCGAAACTGGTTGACAAACGCCACAAATTAAAGCAG AAATATCCAAATTTTTATGCAACACGTAACAAAATTAAGAAGCTCGTGGATAAGTTGTGCTCAACAAAACTTCCCGGACCCGTTGAAGATATGTTGATGCACACAAAACCAATTAAACCGAAAACGACTTACGATATAGCGCGTCAGAAGCGCGACGACGTACAAGTCTCCACGGAAATAGATAGTTTCGAGACGTTGGAACTGACCTCCACGCCTATCCAAACTGCGCAGAATATGTATGAAAAAGACGCATTCAAGCAACGTTTAGAGAAAATTCTTGCCTCTCCGATGCGACAGCCTAATAACGAGGATGTGGTTTTCGGCGATCAACAGTTAACGACTGCACAAATACATGCAGCTCCACCAGTGCCATTAACGCGTAAACGAGTAATGTTTAATACACTTAGTAAATAA